In Sebaldella termitidis ATCC 33386, one DNA window encodes the following:
- a CDS encoding nitroreductase family protein, with the protein MDTIECINSKRSIRAYEETQIPYETVMELLTLGTKASTGSNHQPWGFVVIQDAREIEDLSKNIKAYLLENLEKYPYLSQYETWLQSEKYSIFNNASTLIVVYGNTDSHWYIYDCTLAAGNIMLAAYSKGIGTCWIGFAEYYFNTPEFKKKYKIPENYELVAPLSCGYIKGTVKPPERKPPVVFNR; encoded by the coding sequence ATGGATACAATAGAATGTATTAATTCGAAACGAAGTATCAGAGCATATGAGGAAACTCAAATTCCTTATGAAACAGTCATGGAGCTTCTGACATTGGGAACAAAGGCATCTACAGGCTCGAATCATCAGCCGTGGGGATTTGTTGTAATTCAGGATGCCCGGGAGATTGAAGATTTATCAAAAAATATAAAAGCCTATCTTTTGGAAAATCTTGAAAAATATCCTTATTTATCACAATATGAAACATGGCTTCAAAGTGAAAAGTACAGTATCTTTAATAATGCATCTACTCTGATTGTAGTATATGGAAATACAGATTCCCACTGGTATATATATGACTGTACACTGGCAGCGGGAAATATAATGCTTGCAGCATACAGCAAAGGGATTGGTACCTGCTGGATAGGTTTTGCAGAATATTACTTTAATACACCGGAATTCAAAAAGAAATACAAAATCCCGGAAAATTATGAGCTGGTCGCACCATTGAGCTGCGGTTATATAAAAGGAACTGTAAAGCCGCCTGAGAGAAAACCGCCCGTTGTTTTTAACAGATAA